One window of Bacteroidota bacterium genomic DNA carries:
- a CDS encoding T9SS type A sorting domain-containing protein — MAPSNPDVIYLGTYSVGLYKTNNGGETWTYCSTENLPAYKDTLSYSPTLPCWWYGDYYPIDAIAIHPQDANHLWISTLERGLFESTNGGNSWQKANETLPDTLAVNFININPQNPDDIFLGTGMYFTPGSLQNGGLYRTLDGGNTWNLIESLPHGNTYNITDIKRDPTDNEHLIIGIGSAGEAGFSWGIMESFDDGNSWQEVMYDFPVYDISINPGNTQNIWGVVYTGYLDWWLEFSDDGGQNWSLYEGFEDPYKWVTSMYADADFNLYIERHTEKPDYTFSILKSTDNGASWFEVDKLSDKLSEITRTINLRNTCQAETSNTNNIYFGTYYGVFHSENGGITTQSQNTNLMNSYILDLEVHPNNSDIVYAAGAQGLWKSFGSCRSWERVVIDPVFFTKFNPLQPDTIYYGGRDPMRSYDGGITFQSIRHNIVGTPFDIAIHPVSTNIVYLTSCVDAFVHPLYKSTDYGDSWTLVFVSHNDESYTDILIDPLHPDTVYFGRHRSLNGGLTWEEDALELRIDGIHPQNSNTLFGSSMQGDDIQISYDWGSNFQLMDEYLSGQFPYQNIRNFTIAKDNPEYLFYCTGNDGIHYSNNSGNNWQKFEGLYENRTTEIIPIINENKFYIATHGDGVWVYDTTYTNAIDDNLLEVKDDNCLFVSPNPFTNHTSIIFNMKCSGSANISIYNLQGKLINTLINEYKMKGKYRIIWNGKGLNEKEVMPGLYLIRMQSGRSIHSHKVILLK; from the coding sequence ATGGCACCATCAAATCCAGATGTCATTTATCTGGGAACATATTCTGTCGGTCTTTACAAAACAAACAACGGGGGCGAAACATGGACATACTGCTCAACAGAAAACCTTCCTGCGTATAAAGATACACTTAGTTACTCTCCGACTTTGCCTTGCTGGTGGTATGGCGATTATTATCCAATTGATGCTATTGCCATTCACCCACAAGATGCAAATCATTTATGGATAAGTACGTTGGAGAGAGGTTTATTTGAAAGCACAAACGGTGGCAATAGCTGGCAAAAAGCAAATGAAACATTGCCTGATACATTGGCTGTAAATTTTATTAACATAAACCCCCAAAATCCTGATGATATTTTCCTGGGAACTGGTATGTATTTTACACCCGGTTCTCTTCAAAACGGTGGATTATACAGAACTTTAGATGGTGGAAATACATGGAACCTTATCGAAAGTTTACCTCATGGAAACACATATAATATTACTGACATTAAAAGAGATCCGACTGATAATGAACATTTAATTATTGGAATAGGCAGTGCAGGTGAAGCTGGTTTTTCATGGGGAATAATGGAAAGTTTTGATGATGGCAATAGCTGGCAAGAAGTAATGTATGATTTTCCTGTTTACGACATAAGCATTAATCCCGGAAACACTCAAAATATTTGGGGGGTAGTTTATACAGGATATTTAGACTGGTGGTTGGAGTTTTCTGATGACGGCGGACAAAACTGGAGCCTTTACGAAGGATTTGAAGACCCTTACAAATGGGTAACAAGTATGTATGCCGATGCAGATTTTAATTTATATATTGAAAGACACACCGAAAAACCTGATTATACATTCAGTATTTTGAAAAGTACGGATAATGGGGCTTCATGGTTTGAAGTTGATAAGCTTTCCGATAAACTTTCTGAAATTACGCGCACAATCAATTTGAGAAATACCTGTCAGGCAGAAACTTCAAATACCAACAATATTTATTTTGGCACTTATTACGGTGTTTTTCACTCTGAAAATGGTGGTATTACAACGCAATCACAAAATACAAATCTGATGAATTCATACATTTTGGATTTGGAAGTTCATCCAAACAATAGTGATATTGTATATGCTGCAGGTGCTCAGGGATTATGGAAAAGTTTTGGTTCTTGCCGTAGCTGGGAAAGAGTAGTCATTGATCCGGTTTTTTTTACTAAATTCAATCCTCTACAGCCAGATACTATATATTATGGTGGTCGCGATCCTATGCGAAGTTATGATGGTGGCATTACTTTTCAAAGCATCAGGCATAATATAGTTGGGACACCATTTGATATTGCAATACATCCTGTGTCCACTAATATAGTTTATCTTACATCGTGTGTTGACGCGTTCGTGCATCCTCTCTATAAATCAACAGATTATGGTGATAGCTGGACACTTGTTTTTGTCAGCCACAACGATGAAAGTTATACAGACATTTTGATCGATCCTTTACATCCAGATACTGTTTATTTTGGAAGACACAGAAGCCTTAACGGCGGACTAACATGGGAAGAAGATGCACTCGAATTAAGAATTGACGGAATACATCCGCAGAATTCAAATACTTTATTTGGTTCAAGCATGCAAGGAGATGATATACAAATATCTTATGATTGGGGAAGTAACTTTCAATTAATGGACGAATACTTATCCGGTCAATTTCCATATCAAAATATCAGAAATTTTACAATTGCAAAAGACAATCCTGAATATTTATTTTACTGCACTGGAAATGACGGTATTCATTACAGCAATAACTCAGGAAACAACTGGCAGAAATTTGAGGGTTTATATGAAAATCGCACCACGGAAATAATCCCTATCATTAATGAAAACAAATTCTATATAGCTACACATGGCGATGGTGTATGGGTGTATGATACAACTTATACTAATGCTATTGACGACAACCTCCTGGAGGTGAAAGATGATAATTGTTTATTTGTTTCACCCAACCCCTTTACTAATCATACAAGCATCATTTTCAATATGAAATGTTCCGGTTCTGCAAATATCTCAATTTATAATTTGCAGGGGAAATTAATAAATACATTAATAAATGAATATAAAATGAAAGGTAAGTATAGAATAATATGGAATGGTAAAGGCTTAAACGAAAAGGAGGTTATGCCTGGTCTTTATCTCATACGCATGCAGTCAGGTAGGAGCATTCATTCTCATAAAGTAATTTTATTAAAATAG